From Acetonema longum DSM 6540, the proteins below share one genomic window:
- the fmt gene encoding methionyl-tRNA formyltransferase, which translates to MPDMRTIFMGTPDFAVPCLERLISEGHEVVCVVTQPDRPKGRGRVLAAPPVKETAAAHQIPVLQPERIRNDQFITQLAALRPEVIVVVAFGQLLPKSLLDLPPLGCINVHASLLPRYRGAAPIHWAVINGEPVTGVTTMYMDAGMDTGDIILSDTTTITADQTTGELYEVLKLQGAELLAKTMQAIRSGTAPRKPQDHDLATYAPLLTREVERVNWKQSAAVVHNLIRGLNPWPGAYCLYQGKIFKLCRTRISGSEDTGKEPGTIIALSDYGVIVQTGRGTVELLELQPECRKKMNARDCAGGYCLSVGEVFD; encoded by the coding sequence CGAAGGCCATGAGGTGGTTTGTGTCGTCACTCAGCCTGATAGGCCGAAAGGAAGAGGCCGTGTGCTGGCTGCTCCGCCGGTGAAAGAAACGGCTGCTGCCCATCAAATTCCAGTGCTTCAGCCAGAGAGAATCCGCAATGATCAGTTCATTACGCAATTGGCGGCATTGCGGCCAGAAGTGATTGTGGTGGTGGCTTTTGGTCAGCTACTGCCTAAATCGCTCTTGGATCTGCCGCCTTTAGGCTGTATCAATGTGCATGCCTCTTTATTGCCAAGATACCGTGGGGCCGCTCCGATTCACTGGGCGGTCATCAACGGAGAGCCGGTTACCGGTGTGACTACCATGTATATGGACGCAGGCATGGATACCGGCGATATAATTTTATCGGATACCACAACCATAACAGCTGATCAGACTACGGGCGAACTGTATGAGGTATTAAAATTGCAGGGTGCGGAACTTCTGGCAAAAACCATGCAGGCCATCCGGAGCGGAACGGCGCCTCGCAAGCCTCAGGACCATGATTTGGCCACCTACGCGCCGCTCTTAACCCGGGAAGTGGAACGGGTTAATTGGAAACAGTCAGCTGCCGTCGTGCATAACCTGATACGGGGTCTTAATCCCTGGCCGGGCGCTTACTGTCTCTACCAGGGCAAAATCTTTAAACTCTGTCGGACCAGAATCAGCGGCAGTGAAGACACCGGCAAAGAGCCGGGGACTATTATTGCACTCAGCGACTACGGCGTTATCGTGCAAACAGGCCGTGGCACAGTAGAACTTCTTGAGCTCCAGCCTGAGTGCCGCAAAAAAATGAATGCGCGCGACTGTGCGGGTGGATATTGCCTTTCGGTCGGCGAAGTTTTTGATTAG
- a CDS encoding DUF116 domain-containing protein gives MFEVVSRPRKRLFLALILSSLLLACLSTYGIWKVSIPGLSNISAYLPFLLGMLLVAVALAITAGVAGIILAIIGWPTLGVFQGLAWSAINLLFPLAIMLGKIFDIEKERIERSFIEVSNHLVKQKRVRVKPEQLLILTPHCIQLDTCPHKITRQIGNCKKCGQCQVGEILTLTESMGVHFAIATGGTLARQVIKQLRPKAVLAIACERDLTSGIQDVFPLPVIGVLNQRPFGPCCNTRVDIAEVKRAIEQFIQV, from the coding sequence ATGTTTGAGGTAGTATCGCGCCCCAGAAAACGTCTCTTTTTGGCTCTGATTCTAAGCAGTCTGCTGTTAGCCTGCCTGTCAACCTATGGCATTTGGAAAGTAAGCATTCCTGGATTGTCCAATATCAGCGCCTATCTGCCATTTCTGCTGGGCATGCTGCTGGTAGCAGTTGCCCTTGCCATTACCGCCGGAGTCGCTGGCATCATTCTGGCTATTATAGGCTGGCCAACCCTGGGAGTATTCCAGGGATTAGCCTGGTCGGCTATCAACCTGTTATTTCCTTTGGCAATCATGCTGGGTAAGATTTTCGATATTGAAAAGGAACGCATCGAGCGCTCGTTTATTGAAGTCAGCAACCATTTGGTAAAACAAAAGAGAGTCCGGGTAAAACCGGAACAACTGCTGATACTTACCCCCCATTGCATCCAGCTGGATACCTGTCCCCATAAAATCACCCGCCAGATAGGAAACTGCAAAAAATGCGGCCAGTGTCAGGTAGGGGAGATTTTAACCCTGACAGAATCCATGGGCGTTCATTTTGCCATTGCAACGGGAGGAACGCTGGCCAGACAGGTGATTAAGCAATTGCGCCCCAAGGCAGTGTTGGCTATTGCCTGTGAACGGGATTTGACCAGCGGTATTCAGGACGTTTTTCCCTTGCCGGTTATCGGCGTTTTAAACCAACGTCCCTTTGGCCCTTGCTGCAATACCAGGGTCGATATAGCGGAGGTAAAGCGGGCGATTGAACAATTTATTCAAGTATGA
- the rsmB gene encoding 16S rRNA (cytosine(967)-C(5))-methyltransferase RsmB, with amino-acid sequence MNAREAALLVIQDIEQNQAYANIALAKAIERQTLSNQDRRFMTELVYGTVKAQNTLNWLLSHYCSRSLDKISPVIRNILRMGIYQLFFLDRIPVSAACNQAVELTKKYGHAGTVKFVNAVLRNAARTLDKPVYPDPANHPDQYLSLRYYHPEWMIERWLTRYGFAFCEELCASNNLTPPLSLRTNTLKISRDDLLDRLTAEQATATPSDWTPEGLVCTEHPALASMPSLQEGLFQVQDESSMLVAHVLGPQPGEFIIDACGAPGGKSTHIAALMNNSGKVLATDLYEHKLALIRENAKRLGIHCLETRQMDAVKLNSLYKNQADRVLVDAPCSGLGVLRRKPDSRWRKNEKLLRALPDLQSAILHSSADCVKPGGILVYSTCTIEPEENQDVVNGFLASRRDFVLEHAGRLMPVPRPEQPEKMMQLFPHIDGVDGFFIARLRRVGDRADD; translated from the coding sequence ATGAATGCCCGAGAAGCAGCCTTATTAGTCATTCAGGATATTGAACAAAACCAGGCTTATGCCAACATTGCCTTAGCGAAAGCGATTGAGCGGCAGACCTTATCCAACCAAGACCGGCGGTTTATGACGGAATTAGTCTATGGGACCGTAAAGGCGCAGAATACGCTGAACTGGCTATTGTCCCATTACTGCAGCCGTTCTCTTGATAAAATTTCACCCGTTATCAGAAACATACTGCGGATGGGCATCTATCAATTATTTTTTTTAGACAGAATTCCTGTTTCGGCTGCCTGTAATCAGGCCGTGGAATTGACTAAAAAGTACGGCCATGCCGGAACGGTTAAATTTGTGAATGCTGTACTGCGTAACGCCGCCAGAACGCTGGACAAGCCGGTATATCCCGACCCGGCAAACCATCCGGATCAGTATCTCTCGCTGCGTTATTACCATCCGGAATGGATGATTGAACGCTGGCTGACTCGTTATGGCTTTGCGTTTTGCGAAGAACTTTGTGCCAGCAATAACCTGACGCCGCCGCTGAGTCTTCGCACCAATACTTTAAAAATCAGCCGGGATGATTTGCTGGACCGGCTGACAGCCGAACAGGCGACAGCGACTCCCTCAGACTGGACGCCAGAAGGTTTGGTCTGCACCGAGCATCCTGCGTTGGCTTCAATGCCATCCTTGCAGGAAGGGTTATTCCAGGTCCAGGATGAAAGCTCCATGCTGGTGGCCCATGTGCTTGGGCCCCAGCCGGGAGAATTTATTATTGATGCCTGCGGTGCTCCCGGCGGTAAAAGCACGCATATTGCTGCCCTGATGAACAACAGCGGCAAAGTTTTAGCCACCGATCTTTATGAGCATAAGCTGGCTCTCATTCGGGAGAATGCAAAGCGATTAGGCATTCATTGCCTAGAAACCAGACAAATGGATGCAGTAAAGTTAAATTCTTTGTACAAAAATCAAGCGGACCGGGTTCTGGTGGATGCCCCTTGTTCCGGGCTGGGGGTACTGCGGCGCAAACCGGATTCCCGCTGGCGCAAAAACGAAAAACTGCTGCGTGCATTGCCGGATTTACAATCGGCAATTTTACACAGCAGCGCTGATTGCGTCAAGCCCGGCGGTATTCTGGTATACAGCACCTGCACCATTGAACCGGAGGAAAACCAGGATGTTGTGAATGGATTTTTGGCGTCACGCCGTGATTTTGTCTTGGAACATGCAGGCCGGCTGATGCCTGTGCCGCGACCGGAACAACCGGAAAAAATGATGCAATTGTTTCCCCATATTGACGGCGTTGATGGCTTTTTCATCGCGCGGTTGCGCAGGGTGGGAGATAGAGCCGATGACTAA
- the rlmN gene encoding 23S rRNA (adenine(2503)-C(2))-methyltransferase RlmN — MTKPNIYGLFLPELKEKMTELGIESYRGAQIAEWIYKRGVKDFNLMSNLPQRQRQLLQEHFYICTPEILGEQHSADSQTSKLLMAFEDSAAIETVLMRQSYGNSVCVSTQVGCAMGCAFCASTLHGFSRNLSGGEILAQVLYLNEWLQSEEEKVDSIVIMGIGEPLANYHEVLRFIKLCHEPYCLNMSYRNITLSTSGLVPAIRQLAEEKIPITLAISLHAANDALRSQLMPVNHTYPIEQLLSAADYYADQTSRRVTYEYLLIAGINDTMQHAKELAGLLHKRLAAVNLIPVNSVLERGWARPADKKIREFEAALKTFGVNVTVRREMGADISAACGQLRNKRL, encoded by the coding sequence ATGACTAAACCTAATATTTACGGTCTGTTTCTTCCGGAACTAAAGGAAAAAATGACGGAGCTGGGTATTGAATCCTATCGCGGCGCTCAAATTGCCGAATGGATTTATAAAAGAGGCGTTAAGGATTTTAACCTTATGTCCAATCTGCCACAGAGGCAGCGCCAATTGCTGCAGGAACATTTTTATATTTGTACGCCTGAGATCCTGGGAGAGCAGCATTCTGCCGACAGTCAGACCAGCAAGCTGTTAATGGCCTTTGAGGATTCTGCTGCGATAGAGACGGTGCTGATGCGCCAGTCCTATGGCAACAGCGTGTGCGTTTCTACTCAGGTTGGCTGCGCCATGGGATGCGCTTTTTGCGCTTCCACGCTCCATGGCTTTTCCCGCAATCTTTCCGGCGGCGAGATTCTGGCTCAGGTCCTCTATCTGAATGAATGGCTGCAGTCTGAAGAAGAAAAAGTAGATTCCATTGTGATTATGGGAATTGGCGAACCCTTGGCAAATTATCACGAGGTTCTGCGTTTTATCAAGCTGTGCCATGAACCATACTGCCTGAACATGAGCTATCGAAATATAACCCTGTCTACTTCCGGTTTAGTGCCAGCTATTCGTCAATTGGCGGAAGAAAAAATCCCCATTACCCTGGCCATCTCGCTGCACGCAGCCAATGATGCCCTCCGTTCCCAGCTGATGCCGGTGAATCATACCTACCCCATAGAACAATTGCTTAGCGCCGCTGATTATTACGCGGACCAAACCAGCAGAAGGGTGACCTATGAATATCTTTTGATTGCCGGTATCAATGATACAATGCAACATGCAAAAGAACTGGCCGGGCTGCTCCATAAACGCCTGGCAGCGGTGAACCTGATTCCGGTAAATTCCGTGTTGGAGCGAGGCTGGGCACGTCCTGCCGATAAAAAAATCCGGGAATTTGAGGCCGCCCTAAAAACCTTCGGAGTCAATGTGACCGTCCGGCGGGAAATGGGGGCGGACATC